The Bosea sp. 685 DNA window GCGCTTCGTCACCACCGCCGCGAATGCCTATGTCCAGCCCTTGATGGGGCGCTATCTCGAGCGGCTGCAGCGCGAACTCGCGGCCCGTTCATTTGCCGGTGCGCTGCGCCTGATGCATTCGGCCGGCGGCCTGGTCTCGCCCGAGACGGCGCGCGCCTTCCCGATCCGCCTGCTGGAGAGCGGCCCGGCGGGCGGCGGGCTGGCCACCGCCCTGTTCGGCGAGCTTGCCGGCCACAAGGATGTGATCTCCTTCGACATGGGCGGCACCACCGCCAAGGCCTGCATGATCGAGGACGGCCGCGCCGAGATCGCGCCGATGCTCGAGGCCGGGCGCGTCAACCGTTTCGCCAAGGGCTCCGGCCTGCCGATCAAGGCGCCCGTCATCGACATGATCGAGATCGGTGCCGGCGGCGGCTCGATCGCGGCGATCGACGAGGTCGGCCTGCTCAAGGTCGGTCCGCATTCGGCCGGCTCCGATCCGGGCCCGGCCTGCTACGGCATGGGCGGCACCAAGCCGACCGTGACCGACGCCAATCTCGTGCTCGGCTATTACGATCCAGGCTTCTTCCTCGGCGGGCGCATGGCGCTCGACTTGGAAGCGGCGCGCAAGGCCGTGGCCTCGATCGCGACCCCGCTCGGCCTCTCCATCGAGGAGGCTGCCTGGGGTATCCATAAGGTCGTGACCGAGAGCATGGGCGCCGCAGCCCGCGTCCATCTCGTCGAGAAGGGCAAGGATCCCCGCCGTTACGCCATGGTCGGCTTCGGCGGCGCGGGTCCGGCGCATGCCGTCGATGTCGCGCGTGTGCTCGGCGTCAGCCAGGTCATCATCCCGCCGGCCTCGGGCGCGGCTTCCGCGCTCGGCTTCCTGGCCGCGCCGCTGTCCTTCGATCTCGTCCGTTCGCTGCCGGTCGAATTCGCGGAGGGGTTTGACGCCACCTCGGTCAACGCCATGCTGGCCGATCTGGAGGCGGAAGGGCGCAAGCACCTTCTCGAAGCCGGCGTGAAACCGGTCGACATCGCTGTCGAGCGCTCGGCCGATATGCGCCTCGTCGGCCAGATGCACGATATCGCGGTCGATCTGCCAGCCGGGACGATCGACGCGTCGAGCCTGGAGGCAATCCGCGCCGCCTTCGCCAAGGCCTATTCGGCCCGCTACACCTCGGTCTATGAGGGCGCGCGGCTGGAGGCGATCAATTTCCGCGTCCGCTGCATTGGCCCCGCGCCGACGCTCTCGTTCTCCGGCGCTGCCGGCGGGGCCGAGGCCAGCGCCAAGGTCAAGGGCAGCCGCCAGGCCTGGTTCGAAACCGGCTGGAGCGAGGCCACGGTCTATGACCGCTATGCGCTGCGCCCCGGCGACCACATCAGCGGACCGGCCATCATCGAGGAGCGCGAGGCGACGACGATCGTGCCGCCCGGCGACACGGTGGCGATCGACGAGGTCCTGAACCTGCTGATCAGCGTCGCCAGCACCAGCGCGGCCGATGTCAGCATCACCGCCGACATGCCGATGGCGGAAGCGGCGCGCCGCATTGAGGCCGATCCGATCTCGCTCGAGATCATGTGGAGCCGCCTCGTCAACGTCGTCGAGGAGATGTGGCTGACCGTCTGCCGCACCGCCTTCTCGCTGGTGATCTCGGAATCGCAGGATTTCGCCTGCGAATTGCTCGATCCGGAAGGCGAGACGCTGGCGCATAGCCCGCGTGCCATGCCGGTGTTCAACCTGACGCTGCCGCGCGCGGTCAAGGCGCTGCTGGAGCGCTATCCGGCCGAGACGCTGAAGCCCGGCGACGTGCTGATCACCAATGATCCCTGGCTCTGCGCCGGCCATCTCTTCGACATCGCCATCGTCACGCCGGTCTTCCTGGGCGAGCGCGTCGTTGGCCTGATGGGCACCGTCGGCCATGTCTCCGACATCGGTGGCACCAAGGACTCGTTGCGGGCTCGCGAGATCTATGAGGAAGGCTTCCAGATCCCGCCGATGAAGCTCTACGAGGCCGGCGCGATCAACGAGACGCTGGTCAGGCTGCTGGCTGAGAACGTCCGCAACTCCGAGCAGGTGTTGGGCGACCTGCACTCCTTCGTGGCGGCCAACGCCATCGGGGCCGAGCGCCTGCAGTCCTTCATGGGCGATTACGGCATGCAGGATCTGCGCGCGCTCGCCTTCGTCGTGCAGAACCGCTCGGAAAAGGCGATGCGCGAAGCGATCTCGGCGCTGCCGGACGGGACCTATCACGGCACCGTCTCGAACAACCCGTTGGGCACGCCGATGACCTATCCGCTGGCGCTGACGGTGAAGGGCGACACCATCCATCTCGACTTTGCCGGCGCACCGCCGCAGCTGGCGCAGGGCGGGCTGAACTGCACGCTGAACTACACCAGCGCGCATGCGACCTACCCGCTGAAATGCATGCTGACGCCGAATGTGCGCGGCAATGCCGGTTGCTACCGTGCCTTCACGCTCGATGTGCCCAAGGGCTCGATCCTGAACTGCGACAAGCCGCTGGCGGTCAATTTGCGCACCCGCACCGGCTGGTACATCGCGCCCAACATCTTCCGGGCGCTGTCGCAGGCCGCGCCGAAACAGGTCCAGGCCTTCACCGGCCTGCCCGTGGCGGCCAATGTCTATGGTCGGGACGAGGCCGGCAGCACCTATTCCGACATGCTCTTCGTCGGCGGCGGCCAGGGCGGTTCCGCCCATGGCGACGGCAAATCAGGCTTGCTCTACCCGACCTCGGCCGCCAACACCTCGATCGAGACCTTCGAGGCGCGCGTCCCGGTCCTTGTCGTCGAGAAGACCTATCTCCAGGATTCCGGCGGTGCCGGCCAGCAGCGCGGCGGCCTCGGCCAGCGCGTCAAGCTGCGCAAGCTCGCCGCCGACGGCCTGCCGACGCTCGTCTCGCTCTATCCGGAAGGCGTCAACAACCCGATCCCCGGCCTGTTCGGCGGCAAGCCGGGCGGCGGCGCTTCGGGCCGCGTGCTCAATGAGGCCGGCGAAGTGCTCAAGGATGTCGGCACCGGCCAGCTGGTCCAGGTCATGCATCCCGATGAGATCGTCGAGCTCGTCCTGGCCGGCGGTGCCGGCTACGGCGCGGCTTCTGAACGCTCACCCGACGCCATCGCCCGCGACATCGCCCTGGGCTTCGTTTCGCCCGAGGCCGCCAGGCGCGACTACGGCGTCGCGGGCGGAGAGGCACGGCTGGACGAGGAGAAGACCAAGTCCGGTGCGTTTGCCGCCGGCTGAGATCATCGCCAATCGGCGTTCAAGCCCGAAAGGGGCAAAGAGGGGGACTACCTATGACTGAACCTACCGGGGCGGGGCCGCAGAAGCACCCGAGCCTGTTCGAGCCGGCGACGCTGGTGCTGATCGGCATCCTCAGCGTCTTCGGCGCCATCATCGGCATGCAGCTTTTGGTGTCGCTTGGCGTCACCGCCAACACCTCGCTGATCGGCGCAATGGCGGCGATGGCGCTGGCGCGCCTGCCGCTGGGGCTGTTCCTGCGCTACCGCTCGATTCATGTGCAGAACCTGGCGCAAAGCGCGATCTCGTCGGCGACCTTCGGCGCCGCCAACAGCCTGCTCCTGCCGATCGGCATTCCCTTCCTGCTCGGGCGCCCCGACCTGGTCCTGCCGATGTTCGCCGGCGCCTTCATGGCGATGCTGCTCGACGCCTATCTGCTCTATCGGATGTTCGATTCGCGCGTCTTCCCGGCGACCGGAGCCTGGCCTCCGGGCGTCGCCGCCGCCGAGGCGATCAAGGCCGGTGACGAGGGTGGCCGCAAGGCCGTGCTGATGGGTGTCGGCTTCGTCACCGGCATCGCCGTGTCCTTCATCAAGATCCCGCTGGCGGCGATCGGCTTCGTCGGCTCGACTGCCGTCTCGGGCATTCCGATGTCGGCTTTCGGTGTCGCCTTCATCGGCAATACCTGGGCCCTGACGATGTTCGGCGTCGGCCTGCTGCTGCGCGGCTATTCCGGCCAGCTCTTCAACAACGAGACCTTCGCCACGCTGATCCCCAAGGGCGATCTGATGGCGGCCTATATCCCTCACGGCTTCATGATCGGCGCGGGTGTCGTCGCGCTGTTCCAGGTGGTGCAATTGCTGATGCAGCGCAACGAGGCCGCCCGGAAGGCCGAGGCTGCCGCGGGCACGTCGGACGCTGCGGTACGCCGGGCGCTCGGGCTGGGCACCATCGGCTATCTCGTGATTGCCGTGTTCATCGCTGTGGCCGGCGGGCTGATGAGCGACATGTCGATCGGTATGCTGATCCTGTTCGTGCTCTATGCGGCCTTTGCGGCCTATGTGCATGAATTGATCGTCGGCCTGGCGGCGATGCATTCCGGCTGGTTCCCGGCCTTCGCAGTGGCGCTGATCACGCTGATCATCGGCATGCTGATCGGCTTCCCCGTCCCGGCTCTGGCCTTGCTTGTCGGCTTCTCCGCTGCGACGGGGCCGGCCTTCGCCGATATGGGCTACGACCTCAAGGCCGGCTACATCCTGCGCGGCAATGGCGTCGATCCCGCCTTCGAGCTTGACGGCCGCCGCCAGCAGCTCTTTGCGGCGATGTTCGCCTTCGTCATCGCCGGCATCGTGGTCCTGGTCTCCTATCAGAGCTATTTCGCCCAGAACCTCGTGGCTCCGGTCGACAAGGTCTATGCCGCGACGATCAAGGCCGGCGTTGCTCCGGGCGTTGCGTGGTCACTGTTCATGTGGGCGATTCCGGGCGCGATCCTGCAGTTCATCGGCGGGCCGAAGCGCCAGATCGGCGTGCTCTTCGCGACCGGCCTGCTGATCAACTTCCCGATGGCGGGCTGGGCCGTGCTGTTCGGCATCGTCTGCCGGTTGATCTGGGAGAAGCTGCGCGGCACGAGCGGCGAAGGCGACATGGAGGTCTTTGCCGCCGGCGTCATCGCGGGCGATGCGATCTTCAGCTTCTTCGACTCCGTGCTGAAGGGCTTCAAGCGCTAGATGTGAGCTGTCAATAGGTTGTCCATCCGGTCCCGAGCGAGGAAGCTGAGGTTGCGAAGCTTCAGAGCCCTCGGGGAGGAACCGGATGAACATCCACAAGAATGCCCGTCTGACACCGCTGGGTCGAGAGCGGATTGTGCGGATGGCGGCCGATGGGCACAGGCCTTCCGAGATCGCGGTCTGCGTCGGCGTCAGCCTGAAGACCGTCGATAAATGGATCGCCCGCTTCGCCGCCGAGGGTGTGGCAGGTCTGGCCGACCGCTCGTCGCGGCCGCACCGGCTGCATCGCCCGACGCCGAGCGAACGGATCGAGCAGATCCTCGCGCTGCGGCGCCAGAAGCTGAGCGGCAAGGCCATCGCCAAGCAAGCTGGCGTCTCGCCGGCGACGGTGAGCCGGATCCTGCGGCGGGCGCGATTGAGCCGGATGCGCGACCTCGAGCCGGCCGAACCGGTGCGCCGCTACGAGCGCGCCCATCCCGGCGAGTTGATCCACATCGACATCAAGAAGCTCGGCCGCATCGACGGTGTCGGCCACCGCATCACCGGGGACCGGACCCGCCAGAGCAACCGGCGCGGACGCGGCGAAGGCCTCGGCTGGGAGTTCGCCCATGTCTGCATCGACGATGCCTCGCGACTCGCCTTCGTCGAGATGAAGCCCGACGAGAAGGCCATAAGCGCGGTCGCTTTCCTCAGGGCGGCGGTGGCCTATTACGAGCGCCTCGGCGTCACCGTCACCCGCGTCATGACCGATAACGGCTCATGCTATAAAGCCTTCGCTTTCCGCGACGCATGTCGCGATCTCGGGCTCAAGCACATCCGGACAAAACCCTACACACCCAAGACCAACGGCAAGGCCGAGCGCTTCATCCAGACAGCTCTGCGCGAATGGGCCTACGCCAGGCCCTATGATCACTCAGACCGCCGAACAGAGGAGCTGCCGCGCTGGCTCCACCATTACAACTGGCATCGACCCCATGGCGGTATCCAGGCCAATACCCCAATCAGCAGACTCGCTCTCGATCAGGACAACCTGTTGAGGCTCCACAGCTAGAGCAGGATGCGAAAAAGTGGGAACCGGTTTTTCGCAATCGATCCTGCTCTAACTCCTTGATGAGAGACGGATTCAGATTTCAGATCGGATCACTTCGTGACCCGATCTGAAATCATCCGGCTCCAGTGCCGGGGTCCGCGCGTCGGGGCTCCTCCCGGCGCGCGGACTGCCCGATAACGACGAGATCCCACCATGACGATGACGGCTCGCAAACTCGGCACGCTCACCATTGGCCAGGCGCCGCGCGCCGACATCACGCCCATTCTCGACGCCGTCATCGATGCGGGCACGCCGCGCCGGCACGCCGGCGTGCTCGACGGTTTGAGCAGAGCCGAGATCGAGCGCGATTTCGCAGCCCGCCCGGGCGAGGCGATGCTGATCACCAAGCTGCTCGACGGCAGCTCCGTCATCATCGAAAGGAGCAAGACCGAAGCTGCGGCGCAGGCCAAGCTCGCCATGCTGGAGGCCGAGGGCTGCAGCACGATCCTGATGCTCTGCACCGGCCATTTCGAGACGCTCTCCTGCGAGCGGGCGCGCCTGATCGAGCCCGACCGCATCCTGCCGCCGACGGTCGCGGCCCTGACGCATGGGGCTCGGCTCGGCATCATCGTGCCGATCCCCGAGCAGATCGCCAGCGAAGCCGGCAAATGGGCGGCGCTCGGCCAGGAGCCGCTGTATGGCGCGGCCTCTCCCTATGCGGAGCCGAGCCCGGCGCTGGCGGAGGCCGCGCGCGATCTCGCCGAGCGCGGCGCACAGATCCTGCTGATGGACTGCATGGGCTTCGTCGAGAGCCATCGCCGCGAGGCGGCGGAGGCTTCCGGTTTGCCGGTCATCCTGTCCAACAGCCTGATCGCGAAGCTGGTCTCCGAAATCGTCTGATTACGGGCGGCGCGCGCTCGCCACGCCGAGACAGCAGATGCCTTCGCCGAGCTTGGCGGTGGCGTTGGGAAAGATGGTGAAGCCGTCGCGGGCTGCGGTGACTGGGTCGCCATTGGCGCGCCGCGCGATCACCTGGCCGGCCGCGATGCGGTCGCCGGTCTTCCAGATCCCTTCAAGACGGTCGCCCTCTGCTTCGCAGAGCACCTGATCGACCATGTCGATCACCGTGCGCTGCAAGGGCGCGGGTGGCGGCGCATCGACCAGCCCGAGATGTGTGAGCGCGTTGTGGATCGCGGCATGGCCGACATCCGCCGAGCTGGGGTCGTCATGCCGGCCGCATTCCAGCGTGACGCCGTAGCCCCCGGCGAAGCGCATATATTCCGTGGTGCCGAAGCCCTCCGTGACCGAGAGCGGCGGCAGGTTCAACCGTTCGCGCGCCGCGATCTGGCGGGCATAGATGGGAAGCCAGCCATGGGTCAGGATGTCGGGGCCGAGGCAGGCGGCGAAGGCCGCCTCCTCCGTGGCATGACGGAAAGCCTCGAGCTCGCCGGTATTGTTCTCCGGACCGAAGAAGACGAAGGGCTCGCCCTCGCCTTTGAAGGAGTGGATATCGAGCAGGACATCGTGTTGGCGCAGCAGGGCGCAGAGGCGGTTGCCGATCCGGTCCTCATTATCGGCGGGGAGCGGCTTCTCGCGCAGGTCGCGGTTGAGGTTGCGATCGCCCTCGCGGGTGTTCTGCCGATAGGCCTTGGGATTGGCGACGGGCAGGAAGGTGACCTCGCCGCGCAGGATCGTCAGCCGGCCTTCCCGGCAGTCGGCAATGGCGCGGGCGATCGCGTTGGGGCCGCAGATCTCATTGCCATGGACTGCGCCGAGCACGAGCAGCTTCGGGCCGGCCTTGAGGCCGTGGAAGCACAGGCTTTCCAGCGGCGCGAGATCGATTGCGGCGTCAGGGCTGGGTTTCGTCGTCATGGTCTCGGTCTCGGCTTTGAGGAGGCGGCCGCTCAGGCGCGGCGCGATTGCGATTGGGGGTCGAGGATGTCGCGCAGGCCATCGCCCAGCAGGTTGAGGCCGAGCACGGTCATGAAGATGGCAAGCCCGGGAAAGACCGAGATCCAGGGCGCGGTGGTGATCTGGTCGCGCGCATCCGAGAGCATCGAGCCCCAGCTCGGGAAGGGCGGGCGGATGCCCAAGCCCAGGAAGGACAGGGCAGCCTCCGCCAGCACCGCCCCGCCCATGCCCAGCGTGCCGATGACGATGATCGGGCCGGCGATATTGGGCAGGATTTGTTTGAGCATGATCCGGGTATTGCCGCTGCCGAAGGAGCGCGCCGCCTCAACATAGCCCTGCTGCTTGATCGAAAGCGTCGCCGCCCGCGAAAGTCGGCAGGTATAGGACCAGTTGGTCAGCCCGAGCGCGATCAGGAGGCTGGTCAGGCCGGGCTGCAGGATCGCCATGATGGCGAGCGCGAAGATCAGCGAAGGGATCGAGAGCATCAGATTGGTCAGGCCGTTGACGAAATCATCCCACCAGCCGCCCCAATAGCCCGCCGATAGTCCGAGTGCGACCCCGATCAGGGTGTTGATTAACTGCGAGACGATGCCGACGGTCAACGAGATGCGTGCGCCGTAGAGCACGCGGCTGTAGATGTCGCGCCCCTGCGCGTCGGTGCCGAACCAGAACTCGCTGCCGGGCGGCACCTCGGCATTCATCAGGTTGGCGTCCATGACCGGATCTGTATGTGCCAGCCAGGGCGCCAGAGTGCCACCGACGATCACAGCTGCGAAAAGCACGCCGCCGATCCAGAGATTAGCTCTAAATTTCATAGGCTTACTCGATCCTAGCTGTATTTGATGCGTGGATCGATCAACGCGCAGAGCACGTCCACGACGATATTGACGATGAGGAAGAACAGCACGAGCAGCAGGATGCAGGCCTGGACGACGGGTATGTCGCGCAACGAGACGCTATCGACCAGCAGCGACCCGATGCCTGGCCAGGCGAACAGCTTCTCGATCACGACGGCGCCGCCCATGATCGAGCCGAACTGCAGGCCGAGCGTCGTCAGCACGATGACGGCTGCGTTGCGCGCCACATGCCAGCGCATCACCCGGACTTCGCTGTTGCCTTTGGCGCGCGCGGTGCGGACGAAGTCTGCGTTCATCACCTCGAGCACGGCAGCCCGCGTGGTTCGTGCCAGCAGGGCCAGCGGCGCCACGCCGAGCGCGACAGCCGGCAGCACGAGATAGCGCGGATTACCGTCGCCATAGCCGAAACTGGGGAACCAGCCGAGCAACAGGGCGAAGGTGTACATCAGCATCAGGCCGAGCCAGAACTGCGGCAGAGACAGGCCGGAGACGGCGACGACCATCGACTGCATGTCGACCCATCCGCCGGGCTTGAGAGCGGCAAGAAAGCCAAGCGGGACGCCGAATGCGATCGCAAACAGCATCGCGGCCATGGAAAGCTGCAAGCTGGGCCAGATCCGCTCCGACAGTGAATTGATCACGGGCTGACGCGTTCTGAAGGATGTCCCGAGGTCCAATGTCAGCAGTTTCGCGGCATATTTGCCAAAGCGCAGATGCACGGGTTCGTCGAGACCGAACTGCGTGTTCATCCGCGCCACAGCCTCAGCATCGATGGCCGAGCGGCCATCGGACGACTGTGTGGATGCGAAGTCGCCGGGGATCACGCTGAACATCACGAAGACCAGCGCCGCAACGGCGAGCAGGATCGGCACGGCCTGCAGCAATCGCTTGAAGATATAGGGCAGCATGGGCAGCTCCTGGCCATGAACGCCCGGCGGAACGAGCCGCCGGGCGTAGGGACTTGGCGCGGGAGGGTTACTTCGCCGCCGGCGACGAGGCGTCGACCCAGAGATCCTCGAAATATTGCAGGGCGAGCTCTGTCGCGTTCGGCTGCAGGCCGTGCAGCCAAGGCTGATAGGCCAGCACCGCCTTGTTGTAGTTGAAGAACCAGACCGGCGCGTCGGCATAGACGATCGCATTGGCCTGCTTGATGAGGTCGAGGCGCTTGGCGGCGTCGCCGGTGGTGCCGGCCTCGTCGAGCAATTTGTCGACCGCGGGGTTCTTGTAGGTGGTGTAGTTGCAGGCGCTCTGCGGCGTCGCCGAGTGGAAGCACTTCATCGCCGTCAGCGGGTCGGGCCCCGAGGTGTTCGACCAGATATAGGCCTGGAAATCGCCTTTCGCGACGATGCCGCCCAGGGCCGACCCCTCGACCGGCTTGACCTTCACCTTGATGCCGACCTTGGCCAGCATCGGGATCGTCGCCTCGACGATCGGCATGCCCCAGCTCTCATTGGGCGTCGCGGTCCATTCGAATTCGAAGCCGTCGGGATAACCGGCTTCAGCCAGGAGCTTCTTGGCCTTCTCTGGATTGAAGTCATAGGGCTGCATCGCCTTGTCATAGGCCGGCGAGGAGAGCGGCAGCCAGCCGGTGGCGCGATAGGCCTTGTCGCGGACGAGGCGCTTGATGATCAACTCGCTGTCGATGGCGTGGTTGATCGCCTGGCGCACACGCTTGTCGGCAAAAGGCTTGAAGCCTGGATTCATGCCCATATTGCGGGTGAAGACCTCGGCGACCTCGAGAATGCCCTTCGACAGGTTGGGGTCGGCCTTGTAGGCGACGTATTGCGTCGGCCCCAGGATCGAGACGTCGATCTCCTTGTTGCGGAAGGCGACGTCGCGGGCGGCAGCCTCTCCCATCGGCGAGATCACCAGCTTGTCGGCATAGGGCTTGCCGGGCTGATAGAACTTCTCCCAGCGCTCGAAGACCATGCGCGAGCCGGGGATATGCTCGACGAATTTGAACGGACCGAGTCCGATCGGCTTGTTGAAGAAGTCCGGCGCCTGGGCCTCCTTGGCAGGGTAGATCGAGGTCGTCGCGAAGTTGAAGAGGAAGCCGGGCTCGGTGCGCTCGGTGAAGGTCATCTCGAGCGTGAAATCGTCGATCTTCCTGAGGCCCACGATCTCCTTGGCCTGGCCCTTCTCGACATCGATCGCGCCCTTGAGCAGGCGGACATAGCGCGCGGCAGGATAGCTCTTCGAGCCGTCCATCAGACGCGTGAAGGACCAGATGATGTCGTCGGCGACCATCTTGCGGCCATTGTGGAAGAGCGCGTCGTCCCTGAGCTTGAAGGTGTGGACGAGGCCGTCGGCCGAAACCTCGACGCTTTTGGCGAGCTCGAGCACCGGCTTGTTGTTGGCCGAATCCCAATTGTAGAGCGAGCGGTGCAGCGCCTTGCCGTAGATCTCGTCCTGGATTTGGTTGGAGACGTGGCTGTCATTACTGACGAAGGAGGCCGCATAAGGCGCGGTGAAGCGGATGGTGCCGCCCCGACGCGGTTCCTGTGCCTGGACCGTAAAGGCCGCGAGCGTCAGCGCGGTCGTGAAGACAAATGTCTTGAGCATCGAATATCCTCCCATATGCGCCGTCTAACCGGACCGCTCATCGGCCTGGCTGCGGCTTTTCCGTTTTGCCGGCGCGGTTGGGGCCGGATCTCTCCGGCCTTCCGCGCCTGGCTGGTTTGGCGCAGTCAGCTTGCGGCGGACACGCGCTCGAATACGACAACGCCGCCGCGGATCGTCAGATCGCAGCGCGTGTCCTTCAAGATCTCGTCGGGCGCTGCCGCCAGCAGGTCGCGTGAGAACACGGCGACATCGGCCAGGAAACCGGGCGCGAGTCTGCCCTTCACGGCCTCCTGCTTCTGCGAGAAAGCGCCGAACTCGGTATAGGCCTGCAATGCCTCTTCGATCGAGACGCGCTGGGCTTCGTCCATCACCGTGCCGCGCCAGGTCTGGCGGGTCAGCATGGCGTGGAAGTTCGGGAAAGGATTTGGGTCACAGACCGGCGCGTCGCTGCCGGTCGCAGGCTTCAGGCCGAGATCGAACCAGGTCCTGAACGGATAGCTTGGCAGAGCGCGCTCCGGTCCCAGAACCTTGACATAGGCGTCGCCGAAATCATGGATGAAGACCTGCTGCGGGCAGGGGTAGATGCCGGCCGCGACCATGCGCTCATGCTGCCTGGGCGTCGAGAAACCGCAATGTTCGACGCGATGGCGCCGGTCCGGATCGGGATGGGCCTTGAGCGCCTTCTCATAGGCGGTGATCAATTGCTCGATCGCGGCGTCGCCAATGGCGTGGCAGGCGAGCTGGTAGCCCTTGGCATGGATATCCATGACCATGCGCTCGAGTTCAGCATCGTCCAGCATCCAGACGCCGGTTGTCTTGTCCTCGCCGAGATAGGGCTGGCTCATCCAGGCGGTGCGGCCGCCGGCCGAGCCGTCGAGGAAAAGCTTCACCGCGCCGATCATCAGCATGTCGTCGCCGGTGCCCGAAATCAGCCCGGCAGCATGGCATTGCGGCACGATCGAGCGGCCTTCGTCGCCGAGCAGGGTCAGCCAGGTGCGCACCGGCAGGCGGCCGTCGCGCTTGGCGCAGTGATAGGCGGCGATTTCTGCAAAGCCCGCCTTCTGGCCGACAGCGGCGTCCATGCAGCTGGTGATGCCGAGCGAGAGCAGGTAATGCCCGGCGCGCTCGATCGCCGCGACGATCTCGGCCTCGCTCGGCAGCGGGATCGCGGCCTGTATCGGGGCACGGGCGTTCTCGGCGAGCAGACCGGTGAGCCGGCCGTTCTGTTGCTCGATCAGGCCGCCTTGCGGCGTCGGCGAGGCCTCGTCGATGCCGCCGAGTGCGAGCGCCGCCGAGTTGCAGATCGCGATATGGCCGCAGGTGCGCACCAGCATGACCGGATTGTCAGGGGCTGCGCGGTCGAGTTCCTCGCGGAAGGGATGACGGCCGGTGTCGAGCTTGGTCTGGTCGTAGCCACGCGAGAGGATCCATTCGC harbors:
- a CDS encoding ABC transporter permease; the protein is MLPYIFKRLLQAVPILLAVAALVFVMFSVIPGDFASTQSSDGRSAIDAEAVARMNTQFGLDEPVHLRFGKYAAKLLTLDLGTSFRTRQPVINSLSERIWPSLQLSMAAMLFAIAFGVPLGFLAALKPGGWVDMQSMVVAVSGLSLPQFWLGLMLMYTFALLLGWFPSFGYGDGNPRYLVLPAVALGVAPLALLARTTRAAVLEVMNADFVRTARAKGNSEVRVMRWHVARNAAVIVLTTLGLQFGSIMGGAVVIEKLFAWPGIGSLLVDSVSLRDIPVVQACILLLVLFFLIVNIVVDVLCALIDPRIKYS
- a CDS encoding ABC transporter substrate-binding protein produces the protein MLKTFVFTTALTLAAFTVQAQEPRRGGTIRFTAPYAASFVSNDSHVSNQIQDEIYGKALHRSLYNWDSANNKPVLELAKSVEVSADGLVHTFKLRDDALFHNGRKMVADDIIWSFTRLMDGSKSYPAARYVRLLKGAIDVEKGQAKEIVGLRKIDDFTLEMTFTERTEPGFLFNFATTSIYPAKEAQAPDFFNKPIGLGPFKFVEHIPGSRMVFERWEKFYQPGKPYADKLVISPMGEAAARDVAFRNKEIDVSILGPTQYVAYKADPNLSKGILEVAEVFTRNMGMNPGFKPFADKRVRQAINHAIDSELIIKRLVRDKAYRATGWLPLSSPAYDKAMQPYDFNPEKAKKLLAEAGYPDGFEFEWTATPNESWGMPIVEATIPMLAKVGIKVKVKPVEGSALGGIVAKGDFQAYIWSNTSGPDPLTAMKCFHSATPQSACNYTTYKNPAVDKLLDEAGTTGDAAKRLDLIKQANAIVYADAPVWFFNYNKAVLAYQPWLHGLQPNATELALQYFEDLWVDASSPAAK
- a CDS encoding amidohydrolase; this translates as MSVQADIVLRNGPIWCGREDGVKQALALWQGKVLAAGQDSEIAPLIGPKTRVIDLKGRLATPGLNDSHLHLVSLGLTMDWVDSKPAAAPTLEALLGAIAARAAAAKPGEWILSRGYDQTKLDTGRHPFREELDRAAPDNPVMLVRTCGHIAICNSAALALGGIDEASPTPQGGLIEQQNGRLTGLLAENARAPIQAAIPLPSEAEIVAAIERAGHYLLSLGITSCMDAAVGQKAGFAEIAAYHCAKRDGRLPVRTWLTLLGDEGRSIVPQCHAAGLISGTGDDMLMIGAVKLFLDGSAGGRTAWMSQPYLGEDKTTGVWMLDDAELERMVMDIHAKGYQLACHAIGDAAIEQLITAYEKALKAHPDPDRRHRVEHCGFSTPRQHERMVAAGIYPCPQQVFIHDFGDAYVKVLGPERALPSYPFRTWFDLGLKPATGSDAPVCDPNPFPNFHAMLTRQTWRGTVMDEAQRVSIEEALQAYTEFGAFSQKQEAVKGRLAPGFLADVAVFSRDLLAAAPDEILKDTRCDLTIRGGVVVFERVSAAS